Proteins from a genomic interval of uncultured Desulfuromusa sp.:
- a CDS encoding prepilin-type N-terminal cleavage/methylation domain-containing protein, producing the protein MINLKGFTLIELVVILLLLGILAAVALPKFFSLNDYQERAAYDEVAEAVRYAQKLAVAGGCEVQVRITANSYALRKHSTDCTTGAFETIINHPMTSNVISGVNIASVPASFIFDALGRSTNAATITVGSKSFNVIAETGYVDAP; encoded by the coding sequence GTGATAAATTTAAAAGGTTTTACACTCATTGAATTAGTAGTGATTCTTCTTTTACTGGGAATTTTGGCGGCAGTTGCCCTTCCTAAATTTTTCAGCCTGAATGATTACCAAGAGCGTGCTGCCTACGATGAGGTTGCTGAAGCTGTTCGTTATGCACAGAAGTTGGCCGTTGCCGGCGGCTGTGAAGTTCAGGTGAGGATCACAGCGAATAGCTATGCCCTGCGAAAACATTCAACCGACTGCACCACAGGGGCATTTGAGACAATTATCAACCACCCCATGACCTCCAACGTCATTTCGGGCGTTAATATCGCCTCCGTTCCAGCTAGTTTTATTTTTGACGCTCTGGGGCGTAGCACAAATGCAGCAACAATTACCGTCGGCAGCAAAAGCTTTAACGTCATTGCTGAAACCGGTTATGTGGATGCGCCATGA
- the mshL gene encoding pilus (MSHA type) biogenesis protein MshL — protein MFSFHLCRICLAAMLCLLVFVGCAPSPRGGLPMEAINQTLEEPMTTDVKVEIPPPPAEIRSALIPAGKTLVPDSMQDEDRFDIAANQVAARDFFMSLVAGSSANMIVHPEVSGEISVDLKNTTIEEVLQVIHNVYGYPYFLTGNIYQVMPAGLQTKTFQVNYLNLVRNGMSQTRVSSGQVTQSDSSSEDDNNTDNDNGSTSGSRIDTASKADFWTELRSAIQSLVGNEGGRKVVVQPQASVVAVVAMPDELRLVDEYLQTIQSNLQRQVVIEAKVIEVSLSDGFQSGINWAALGETSSGKSVLAGQSGGGSVFESGVSASAGNSGNLAPGNILPDGLDSLAFGGVFSLALNLNDFQGFVEMLESQGDVQVLSSPRISTINNQKAVIKVGSDEYFVTDISSDTNTGTTTTSSNDITLTPFFSGIALDVTPQIDAHGRITLHIHPTVSEVVDQNKQIDVFGVSQSIPVAYSTIRESDSVVYANSGQLVVIGGLMKENTEKEESGVPVLSNIPGVGALFRHTRSVSSKSELVILLRPQVIVSPEDWQRSLDSSRQRVNQISPRFQQNWRQF, from the coding sequence ATGTTTTCATTCCACCTATGCCGGATCTGTTTGGCCGCCATGCTGTGCTTGTTGGTTTTTGTTGGCTGTGCTCCGTCACCAAGAGGTGGATTGCCGATGGAGGCGATCAATCAAACGTTAGAAGAGCCGATGACAACAGATGTTAAAGTGGAGATTCCTCCGCCGCCTGCTGAAATCCGCTCAGCGTTGATTCCGGCAGGGAAAACGTTGGTACCGGACTCCATGCAGGATGAGGATCGTTTTGACATTGCTGCGAATCAGGTTGCTGCGCGCGATTTTTTCATGAGTTTGGTTGCAGGAAGTTCGGCCAATATGATCGTTCATCCTGAAGTTTCAGGTGAGATCAGTGTTGACCTGAAAAATACAACAATTGAAGAAGTCCTCCAGGTGATTCATAACGTCTATGGCTACCCTTATTTTCTGACCGGTAACATTTACCAGGTGATGCCGGCAGGATTGCAGACAAAGACGTTTCAAGTTAACTATCTCAACCTGGTCCGCAACGGGATGTCTCAGACGCGTGTGAGTTCGGGACAGGTGACGCAGTCCGATAGTTCATCCGAGGATGATAATAATACCGATAACGATAACGGTTCGACTTCCGGTAGCCGGATTGATACGGCATCAAAAGCCGATTTCTGGACCGAGCTGCGTTCAGCGATTCAGAGCCTCGTCGGGAATGAAGGGGGACGAAAAGTTGTCGTTCAACCACAAGCAAGTGTTGTGGCCGTTGTCGCCATGCCCGATGAGTTACGTTTAGTTGATGAATATCTGCAGACGATTCAGAGTAATCTGCAACGTCAGGTTGTTATTGAGGCTAAAGTCATCGAAGTGAGTTTGTCTGATGGGTTTCAGAGTGGTATCAACTGGGCTGCACTAGGGGAAACCAGTAGTGGCAAGAGTGTATTGGCGGGACAAAGTGGCGGCGGTTCAGTTTTTGAGAGTGGGGTTTCTGCAAGTGCCGGAAATAGTGGTAATTTAGCTCCGGGGAACATATTGCCGGATGGATTGGACTCGCTCGCTTTCGGTGGGGTATTCAGTCTCGCCTTGAATCTTAATGATTTCCAGGGATTTGTTGAGATGCTGGAAAGTCAGGGGGATGTCCAGGTTTTGTCCAGCCCGCGGATTTCAACAATCAATAATCAGAAAGCGGTGATTAAGGTTGGGTCTGATGAATATTTTGTCACCGATATTTCCAGTGATACCAATACCGGTACAACGACAACCAGTTCAAATGATATTACCTTGACTCCATTCTTTTCCGGTATTGCTCTTGATGTCACGCCGCAAATTGATGCACATGGCAGAATTACGCTGCATATTCACCCAACCGTCAGTGAGGTTGTGGATCAGAATAAGCAAATTGATGTTTTTGGTGTCAGCCAAAGTATTCCTGTGGCTTACAGTACTATCCGTGAGTCTGACAGTGTTGTTTATGCCAACAGTGGTCAATTGGTTGTGATCGGCGGTTTAATGAAGGAAAATACTGAAAAAGAGGAATCCGGAGTTCCTGTCCTGAGCAATATACCAGGCGTTGGAGCTCTATTTCGCCACACCAGGTCCGTTTCGAGTAAAAGTGAGCTGGTTATTCTCCTGCGGCCCCAAGTCATTGTCAGCCCTGAAGACTGGCAGCGCAGTCTGGATTCATCAAGGCAGCGGGTGAATCAGATCTCTCCCAGGTTTCAGCAGAACTGGCGTCAATTTTAG
- a CDS encoding prepilin-type N-terminal cleavage/methylation domain-containing protein, translating to MRNWGHCRNNQGFTLIELIVAMVVISVALVGVMSVINYTTLHSADPVLRHQAIAIAEAYMEEITLKNYFDPDADETGETRSTFDDVDDYNGLNDNGAHDQNGNAISGLDNYAVAVAVQSLTNWEGIAALKIDVTVTDPAGESLVLTGYRANY from the coding sequence ATGAGAAATTGGGGGCACTGCAGAAATAATCAAGGCTTCACTCTGATTGAATTGATCGTTGCCATGGTTGTTATTTCCGTGGCGTTGGTCGGTGTCATGTCTGTCATCAATTACACCACCTTGCACTCTGCAGATCCGGTTCTTCGGCATCAGGCAATCGCAATAGCTGAAGCCTACATGGAAGAAATCACCCTGAAAAATTATTTCGATCCAGACGCCGATGAGACAGGGGAAACCCGGTCAACTTTTGATGATGTCGATGATTACAACGGGCTGAACGATAATGGCGCTCACGATCAGAATGGCAATGCCATCAGCGGTCTGGATAATTATGCAGTCGCCGTTGCGGTCCAGAGTCTCACCAATTGGGAGGGGATCGCTGCCTTAAAAATAGATGTGACCGTTACCGATCCGGCCGGGGAAAGCTTAGTCCTGACTGGTTATCGTGCGAACTATTGA
- the gspM gene encoding type II secretion system protein GspM — translation MAVDSSSSLAQWFDQRPQRERIALLICSVAVLLFLFNFLVLQPFSKQRALTQSELTELKTSLADLKSRELEIQGRAENDPDNENRIRLSALEQESEKLQQQLKTNIVDLVSPQEMPGLLKDLLTQQKRLRLLRLENLAPELLELGGPKTEDTTPPTLYRHRLQMEFSGDYLTLLKYLRQLEGLPRSMVWEEVEVKSEDYPGATVRLQVYTLSLTEGWIGG, via the coding sequence ATGGCGGTTGATTCCTCCTCTTCTTTGGCGCAGTGGTTTGATCAGCGGCCCCAACGTGAGCGTATTGCTTTATTGATATGTAGTGTTGCTGTTCTCCTTTTTCTGTTTAACTTTCTGGTATTGCAACCATTCTCGAAACAGCGGGCTCTGACTCAGAGTGAGTTGACTGAATTAAAAACAAGTTTAGCTGACTTAAAGAGCCGTGAACTGGAGATTCAGGGGCGCGCTGAAAATGATCCCGACAATGAGAATCGTATCCGCCTGAGTGCTTTGGAACAGGAATCTGAAAAGCTGCAGCAACAACTTAAAACCAATATTGTCGATCTTGTCTCCCCTCAGGAAATGCCGGGATTATTAAAAGATCTTCTGACACAACAAAAAAGATTACGGCTTCTTCGTTTGGAGAATCTTGCACCGGAATTGTTGGAACTTGGCGGGCCAAAAACTGAAGATACGACGCCTCCGACACTCTATCGCCATCGCTTGCAGATGGAGTTTTCTGGGGATTACCTGACTTTGCTGAAATACTTGCGACAGCTTGAAGGGTTGCCACGTTCGATGGTTTGGGAAGAGGTTGAAGTCAAGTCAGAGGATTATCCGGGAGCGACAGTGCGCCTGCAAGTTTATACTTTAAGTCTGACGGAGGGCTGGATTGGTGGCTAA
- a CDS encoding GspE/PulE family protein has protein sequence MAVEQVRAPRQKIRIGDLLVKNGIITDEQLMNALAAQKKTGGKLGNTLIELGLVTSHQFHEFLANQMNLPFIDLKHYNYKPEVVRLLPETAARRFRAMVLGQDEERLLVGVADPTDIYAYDELTKKLKQPIKLAVVYESELLKALDTVYRRTQEIVTIAEELGEELSQGDSNLEQLLTETDVEDAPVVRLLKSLFEDAVQVGASDIHIEPDEKVLRIRQRVDGVLHEQIMKEKRIASALVSRLKLVCGLDISERRLPQDGRFNVRVKGRSVDIRLSTMPLQYGESVVMRLLDQSSGILQLEQVGMPLTLLKRFRHQLHRPHGLVLVTGPTGSGKTTTLYGALNELNSDEKKIITVEDPVEYRLPRINQVQVHPKIGLDFSRVLRAGLRQDPDIVMVGEMRDKETSDIALRAAMTGHLVLSTLHTNDAVSTALRLIEMGTEGYIVASSLRAVLAQRLVRRICASCHCADPLEPDTKSWLNNYQGRIPGPIEQTEFKKGRGCPACNNTGYSGRIGIFELLEINFDLADALRRNDSAGFAAIANELPGFISLSDSALRLALEGVTSMEEVLRISGQLDESQLGLKTEQAPTSTRETVLETDIV, from the coding sequence ATGGCCGTTGAACAAGTAAGAGCCCCCCGGCAGAAAATCCGCATTGGTGACCTTCTGGTCAAAAATGGGATTATCACTGACGAGCAATTGATGAATGCCTTGGCAGCGCAGAAAAAAACCGGGGGAAAGCTGGGTAATACCTTGATTGAACTGGGGCTTGTGACCTCGCATCAATTTCATGAATTTCTGGCTAACCAGATGAATCTGCCATTTATTGATCTTAAACATTACAACTATAAACCTGAAGTTGTGAGACTCCTGCCGGAAACAGCAGCACGTCGATTCAGGGCGATGGTGCTGGGTCAAGATGAAGAACGTTTGCTGGTGGGTGTTGCTGATCCGACAGATATTTATGCTTATGATGAGCTGACAAAAAAACTTAAACAACCGATCAAACTGGCGGTTGTTTATGAATCTGAACTCCTCAAGGCTCTTGATACCGTTTATCGAAGGACCCAGGAAATTGTCACAATTGCTGAAGAGCTCGGAGAAGAACTTTCTCAGGGTGATTCCAATCTGGAGCAACTTCTGACTGAAACAGATGTTGAAGATGCACCTGTTGTCCGGCTTTTGAAGTCTTTATTTGAAGATGCGGTTCAGGTTGGCGCTTCAGATATTCATATTGAACCCGATGAAAAGGTCCTGCGGATACGGCAACGGGTTGATGGGGTTCTCCACGAACAGATCATGAAAGAAAAACGGATCGCCTCGGCTTTGGTTTCACGCCTGAAGCTGGTCTGTGGGTTGGATATCTCCGAACGCCGATTGCCGCAAGATGGCCGCTTTAATGTCCGTGTTAAGGGGCGAAGTGTCGATATTCGACTCTCTACCATGCCTCTACAATACGGCGAATCCGTTGTTATGCGTCTGCTTGATCAATCCAGTGGGATATTGCAACTTGAACAGGTGGGAATGCCGCTGACATTGCTGAAGCGTTTTCGTCACCAACTTCACCGTCCTCATGGTTTGGTGCTGGTGACTGGGCCAACTGGGAGTGGTAAAACGACAACCCTCTATGGTGCCCTGAATGAACTCAATAGTGATGAAAAGAAAATTATCACCGTTGAGGATCCGGTTGAGTATCGCTTGCCGCGGATCAATCAGGTGCAGGTGCATCCTAAAATAGGTTTGGATTTTTCTCGAGTTCTGCGTGCCGGTTTGCGCCAGGATCCCGATATTGTCATGGTTGGTGAAATGCGCGACAAGGAAACCAGTGATATTGCTCTGCGTGCCGCAATGACAGGTCACCTTGTGCTATCGACGTTACATACCAACGATGCTGTCAGCACCGCTTTGCGACTGATTGAAATGGGAACCGAAGGTTATATTGTCGCAAGTTCTTTGCGAGCAGTTCTGGCACAACGTCTGGTGAGGAGGATTTGTGCCAGCTGTCACTGTGCTGATCCTCTTGAACCTGATACGAAAAGCTGGCTCAATAATTATCAAGGGCGGATTCCCGGGCCGATTGAGCAGACTGAATTTAAAAAGGGGAGGGGATGTCCAGCCTGTAATAATACTGGATATAGTGGCCGGATTGGTATTTTTGAACTTTTGGAAATCAATTTTGATCTTGCCGATGCGCTCCGACGAAATGATAGTGCCGGTTTTGCTGCCATCGCAAATGAACTACCGGGTTTTATCAGCCTTTCTGATAGCGCCTTGCGCTTAGCCTTGGAAGGAGTCACCAGCATGGAGGAAGTCCTGCGGATCTCCGGCCAGCTTGACGAGAGTCAGCTGGGATTAAAAACAGAACAAGCGCCAACTTCGACCAGAGAGACAGTTTTGGAAACCGATATCGTCTGA
- a CDS encoding type II secretion system protein has translation MKNQKGFTLIELVVVIVILGILAAVAVPKFIDIQTEAEYASANGVFGGASSAASLNHAQKLVKGVASVTLIEDGTDLVAAMEGLPDGWEIDDTGGAGNVGICLEGATTSGDCSTSKYFIIINRVGTATVSAQITKGGTVTDW, from the coding sequence ATGAAAAATCAAAAAGGTTTTACGCTGATTGAACTGGTAGTTGTTATTGTTATTCTTGGAATTCTGGCTGCGGTAGCGGTACCAAAGTTTATTGATATCCAAACTGAGGCAGAATATGCATCAGCAAATGGTGTTTTTGGGGGGGCGAGTTCAGCTGCTTCTTTAAATCACGCGCAAAAATTAGTCAAAGGTGTGGCATCTGTGACGTTAATTGAGGACGGAACTGATTTGGTGGCAGCAATGGAAGGATTACCTGATGGCTGGGAAATCGATGATACTGGTGGTGCTGGAAATGTTGGTATTTGTCTAGAGGGTGCTACAACTTCTGGTGATTGTTCAACATCTAAATATTTTATTATAATCAATCGTGTAGGTACTGCAACTGTTTCTGCTCAGATAACAAAAGGTGGAACAGTGACTGATTGGTAG
- a CDS encoding tetratricopeptide repeat protein: MSLINEMLRDLDKRRTQEKQSSAFKQDSVMVSHKLLSQKPLLLGGGILVLFVAVWAAMTFIPERFPLSRVSTGTLVEPVAGFEAAVEAKVTPVVVSGSVDEQKQLPEADGNESNASNAIGLSDETTILGLGVVEVDGTARLSLYFTRLPEYRLLQNGLGQAQLVISFKDTHIGTDFDIPKLTGAVLKRVSLLPQKQALQLLVDLNKGAQVHSFQLIEDSDQGYRLMIDIVGAVEVVEKLPLQVSEASKEQHIGELQSDIKLAEKPKISKNKNILSMDKQAYNAGLKKLEQEDWSAAASLFHQALNINPDLLDARLRLVGVLQLQKQLDKAETVLQEGLLLAPDNSGLRKAYARLMLNGQRYSEAIELLQTAPVPLVGKDLEYHALLAALFQESKQFEAARQVYQQLVQIRPQAALWWMGMAISLEQSGHLEQARSAYQKAFNAPGLRPELQKYIQSRLQVL, encoded by the coding sequence ATGAGTTTGATCAATGAAATGCTACGCGATTTGGATAAGCGCAGAACACAGGAAAAACAATCTTCAGCTTTTAAGCAAGATTCAGTGATGGTGAGCCACAAACTTTTATCACAAAAACCTTTACTTTTAGGTGGCGGGATTCTTGTTCTATTTGTGGCTGTGTGGGCTGCGATGACATTCATTCCTGAAAGATTCCCTCTGTCTCGTGTTTCTACAGGGACTCTGGTCGAACCTGTAGCAGGGTTCGAAGCTGCTGTTGAGGCGAAAGTTACCCCTGTTGTTGTCAGTGGTTCGGTTGATGAGCAAAAACAATTGCCAGAAGCCGATGGCAATGAAAGCAACGCGTCCAATGCTATTGGACTCAGTGATGAGACAACGATCCTTGGTCTTGGTGTGGTCGAGGTTGACGGTACCGCCCGGTTGAGTCTTTATTTTACCCGACTCCCGGAATATCGCTTACTGCAGAATGGATTGGGACAGGCCCAACTGGTGATCAGTTTCAAGGATACGCACATTGGTACCGATTTCGACATCCCGAAATTGACGGGTGCGGTTCTTAAACGTGTCAGTTTGCTTCCTCAAAAACAGGCTTTGCAGCTTTTGGTTGATCTAAATAAGGGTGCCCAGGTTCATAGTTTTCAATTGATTGAAGATTCAGACCAGGGATATCGACTGATGATTGATATTGTTGGTGCTGTAGAAGTCGTCGAAAAATTACCATTACAGGTTTCAGAGGCTTCCAAAGAGCAACACATCGGAGAATTACAGAGTGACATAAAATTGGCGGAGAAACCGAAAATCAGTAAAAATAAAAATATTCTAAGCATGGATAAGCAAGCTTACAATGCCGGACTTAAAAAGCTGGAGCAAGAAGACTGGTCTGCTGCAGCTTCTCTTTTTCATCAAGCTCTGAATATTAACCCCGATTTGTTGGATGCCCGTTTGCGACTTGTTGGTGTGTTGCAGCTGCAGAAGCAACTGGATAAAGCCGAAACGGTTTTGCAGGAAGGTCTCCTCCTGGCTCCGGACAATTCCGGCTTACGTAAGGCTTATGCCCGTTTGATGTTGAATGGCCAACGTTATTCTGAAGCTATTGAGTTGCTTCAGACGGCCCCTGTTCCGCTGGTTGGCAAAGACTTGGAGTACCATGCTTTACTTGCAGCACTGTTTCAGGAATCAAAACAATTTGAAGCTGCACGTCAGGTTTATCAGCAATTAGTGCAAATTCGCCCGCAAGCAGCGCTCTGGTGGATGGGGATGGCCATATCTCTGGAACAATCAGGGCATTTGGAACAAGCGCGTAGCGCATATCAGAAAGCTTTCAACGCGCCGGGTTTACGTCCAGAGTTACAAAAATATATTCAAAGTCGGTTGCAGGTTTTATAA
- a CDS encoding PilN domain-containing protein, protein MRQQINLYQDVLIDQPEPFHSRQVGVLLLVFLVSLGLLGAYDYWQVNALEKQAVGLRQQQKVLSQQVVQLEEQYPVQNPSALLLEKIKRTEQSILGQRQALDYFSEQGQGSNEKILDSLEGLARFPQQGLWLRRVSLLQSGQTVQLAGSALTAEKVPEYLHLLGEKNIFGGQVFSRLKLKRIQDQGSQVDFELDSAKGGM, encoded by the coding sequence ATGCGTCAGCAGATTAATCTTTACCAGGATGTCCTGATTGACCAGCCTGAGCCATTTCACAGCCGGCAGGTTGGCGTGCTGTTGCTGGTTTTTCTTGTCAGTTTGGGGCTGCTTGGGGCTTATGATTACTGGCAGGTCAATGCTTTGGAGAAGCAGGCTGTTGGTTTGCGGCAACAACAAAAAGTTTTGTCGCAACAGGTTGTGCAGCTGGAAGAACAATATCCCGTGCAGAACCCCAGTGCCCTTCTTCTCGAAAAAATTAAGCGGACTGAGCAATCCATCTTGGGACAACGGCAAGCTCTCGATTATTTTTCTGAACAGGGACAAGGAAGCAATGAGAAGATTCTTGATTCTCTGGAAGGATTGGCCCGGTTTCCTCAGCAAGGGCTCTGGTTACGTCGTGTCAGTCTGTTGCAGTCGGGCCAGACCGTTCAGCTGGCCGGAAGTGCATTGACGGCTGAAAAAGTCCCGGAGTATCTGCATTTGCTGGGAGAGAAAAATATTTTTGGCGGACAGGTGTTTTCTCGACTGAAATTAAAACGGATCCAAGATCAGGGCAGCCAGGTTGATTTTGAACTCGATTCTGCAAAAGGGGGGATGTGA
- a CDS encoding type II secretion system protein: MIANYGHHLKSRQRGFTFLELVIVITIMSILGFVALNRYYKLLVDVERTSMEHDLGVMRSAVSMQVAGHYVAGNMAGLKKLAGSNPMDLLSEKPKNYLGVISHYKIEDIEKGSWFYDSKEQALIYLVRNQLYFVSDSEEPVRARFKIYPVYSDRLKEDQQRKYISGLTLQALEPYRWLKPWG, translated from the coding sequence GTGATCGCTAATTATGGTCATCATTTAAAATCCAGACAGCGTGGCTTCACGTTTTTAGAACTGGTCATCGTTATAACGATTATGAGCATTCTTGGATTTGTTGCCCTGAATCGTTATTACAAGCTTCTGGTTGACGTTGAACGCACGTCAATGGAGCATGATCTCGGCGTCATGCGCAGCGCTGTCAGTATGCAAGTCGCTGGACATTATGTTGCCGGCAATATGGCCGGATTAAAAAAACTGGCTGGTAGTAACCCGATGGACTTACTGTCTGAGAAACCGAAGAATTATCTTGGTGTCATCAGCCACTACAAGATTGAAGATATTGAAAAAGGGAGTTGGTTCTACGACAGCAAAGAGCAAGCGTTGATTTATCTGGTCAGAAATCAATTGTATTTTGTGAGCGACTCAGAAGAGCCTGTACGGGCAAGATTTAAGATTTATCCGGTGTATTCAGATAGATTAAAGGAGGACCAACAAAGAAAATATATCTCAGGTTTGACCCTGCAGGCGTTGGAGCCATACCGATGGCTGAAGCCGTGGGGATAA
- a CDS encoding AAA family ATPase: protein MYEQFYGLKEKPFSLTPDTEYFFRYRGHQEALNVLLVALRNGEGFIHVSGEVGTGKTLLCRQLLKLLQDDCAIAYLPNPLLTPLELYQAINHDLQLDLPEDASLQQLCQGIFAELVRLRKMKRPLVVLIDEAQAMPHRSLEALRLLSNLETEKEKLLHIFFFAQPEFEQRLAEENLRQLRQRITFSYTLTTLHAGELSAYLNHRLQVAGFEGESLFTSAAVRLLHRASSGVPRVVNLLAHKAMLAGYGKGVRKIDRKLIVMAIKDTSGLSSTPGRTLKPYFREINMVMIVVIATLLVWGVLL from the coding sequence ATGTATGAGCAGTTCTATGGCCTCAAAGAGAAGCCTTTTTCTCTGACTCCGGATACGGAATACTTTTTTCGCTATCGCGGTCACCAGGAAGCGTTGAATGTTTTGCTGGTGGCGTTGCGTAACGGTGAGGGATTCATTCATGTCAGCGGAGAGGTGGGTACGGGGAAAACTCTTCTTTGTCGCCAATTGCTGAAGTTGTTGCAAGACGATTGCGCTATTGCCTATCTCCCTAATCCTCTGTTGACACCGCTCGAACTTTATCAGGCCATAAACCATGATCTGCAACTGGACCTTCCTGAGGATGCTTCATTACAGCAACTCTGCCAGGGAATCTTTGCCGAACTGGTGCGGCTGAGAAAAATGAAGCGACCGCTCGTGGTTCTTATTGATGAAGCGCAGGCAATGCCGCATCGGAGTTTAGAGGCTTTGCGTTTGCTGAGTAATCTGGAGACGGAAAAAGAGAAGTTATTACACATCTTTTTCTTTGCGCAACCTGAGTTTGAGCAACGGCTGGCTGAAGAGAATTTACGTCAGCTGAGACAGCGGATAACATTTTCTTACACCTTGACCACCTTGCATGCTGGCGAGTTATCAGCCTACCTGAATCATCGTCTTCAGGTGGCCGGATTCGAGGGGGAAAGTTTGTTCACTTCTGCTGCGGTCAGATTGTTGCACCGGGCCAGCAGTGGAGTTCCGCGGGTGGTGAATTTGCTGGCTCATAAGGCCATGTTGGCTGGATATGGAAAGGGAGTGAGAAAGATTGACCGGAAACTCATTGTCATGGCGATAAAGGATACAAGTGGTTTGAGCTCTACTCCAGGGAGGACGCTTAAACCTTATTTCCGGGAAATCAATATGGTGATGATTGTGGTGATTGCAACCCTGCTTGTCTGGGGGGTGCTGCTATGA
- a CDS encoding type II secretion system F family protein — translation MPLFQYKARDVEGNLLEGQAEAFSAEALAGQFQASNTIPISITAIDQKEPLGLNHYLRLRRKKKVGLDDLILFCRQMYTLSSSGVPLVRALRGLVETSRNPTLGEALGKVVEDLESGMELSGAFSRHPGVFPALLCRMIQVGEVTGKLDEVFIQLAVYFEREKDTINKIKSALRYPSFVLVAIAVAIVFISLFVIPAFEKVFAGAGAGAELPLPTRILMGISSFMQNYWYVLFGLFIVLIIAVKQGLKTEKGRYAWDHYKLKIPLVGDIVLRSTLVRFSRGFNMSYTAGIPLSQALGFTARAVSNTYVGGKIETIRNGIERGDTLTRSATQTGIFTPLVLQMLAVGEESGSVDVMLEDVAEFYEREVDYDLKNLSSAIEPIMIVIIGVMVLVLALGVFLPMWNLASIAR, via the coding sequence ATGCCATTGTTTCAGTATAAAGCCAGAGATGTTGAGGGAAATTTGCTGGAAGGGCAGGCCGAAGCTTTTTCTGCCGAGGCCCTTGCCGGCCAATTTCAAGCGAGTAATACGATTCCAATCAGTATCACGGCCATTGATCAAAAAGAGCCACTTGGTCTGAACCATTATTTACGGTTACGGCGCAAGAAAAAGGTCGGGCTGGATGATCTCATCCTTTTTTGCCGGCAAATGTATACTCTCAGTTCTTCCGGAGTTCCTTTGGTCAGAGCTCTACGCGGATTGGTTGAAACATCCCGGAACCCGACTTTAGGAGAGGCTTTAGGAAAAGTTGTCGAGGATTTGGAGTCGGGGATGGAGCTTTCCGGTGCCTTCAGTCGTCATCCCGGAGTTTTTCCCGCTTTGCTCTGCCGGATGATTCAAGTTGGCGAAGTGACAGGAAAGCTGGATGAGGTTTTCATTCAGTTGGCGGTTTATTTTGAGCGTGAAAAAGATACCATCAACAAAATTAAATCTGCGTTGCGCTACCCCTCTTTTGTTCTGGTTGCTATTGCAGTGGCCATTGTCTTTATCAGTCTTTTTGTTATCCCCGCATTTGAGAAAGTTTTTGCCGGAGCCGGAGCCGGAGCAGAGTTGCCGTTGCCGACACGGATTCTTATGGGGATCTCGTCCTTTATGCAAAATTACTGGTATGTTCTTTTTGGTCTTTTCATTGTTCTGATCATTGCTGTCAAGCAAGGTTTGAAGACGGAGAAGGGGCGTTATGCCTGGGATCACTATAAGCTGAAAATCCCACTGGTTGGCGATATTGTCCTGCGCTCAACCCTCGTTCGTTTTTCCCGAGGGTTTAATATGAGCTATACCGCAGGTATTCCGTTGTCACAGGCACTGGGCTTTACTGCCCGGGCTGTCAGTAACACTTATGTCGGGGGAAAAATTGAAACGATCCGTAACGGGATCGAACGGGGGGATACCCTGACTCGCAGTGCGACCCAGACAGGAATATTTACCCCGCTGGTTTTACAGATGCTGGCTGTCGGTGAAGAGTCCGGTTCTGTCGATGTGATGTTGGAAGATGTAGCGGAATTCTATGAGCGGGAAGTGGACTATGACCTGAAAAATCTTTCCAGTGCCATTGAGCCAATCATGATTGTGATCATTGGAGTTATGGTTCTGGTTCTGGCTCTGGGAGTCTTTTTGCCAATGTGGAATCTGGCGAGTATTGCAAGATAG